In Jeotgalibaca arthritidis, a single genomic region encodes these proteins:
- a CDS encoding permease prefix domain 1-containing protein: METIYAYIESIFINLPRTTEMDQLKADMLINMEDKYLALKEAGVSDNEAIGTVLSEFGNIDEIIEEYNLEKENESFDSDPNILSLSNQEAEAFLVHRTKFAFAIALGVFMCIISVTMMFLTMSLTQWLFSSTAFDLLGVIVLLVIIAIAVALFIIFGLKDSNFGYDKKELELDPQYYLEIKKEYNLFKTRFTYAIAFGVALCILGPVVLLLSLVFLPESYIGVSLLLSFIAVGVFLFVFFGIQKDSYEKLLRIGEHSPIRVKANQIQETISSIVFPLATLYFLYQGFFHGNWDTAWVVFPIVGIGFVIFAAIVEALANIREKK, from the coding sequence ATGGAAACAATTTATGCCTACATCGAATCCATTTTTATCAACTTACCTCGAACAACTGAAATGGACCAGCTCAAAGCAGATATGCTCATTAATATGGAGGATAAATACCTTGCTTTAAAAGAAGCTGGTGTTAGCGATAACGAGGCAATCGGAACAGTATTATCTGAATTTGGTAATATTGATGAAATTATTGAGGAATACAATCTGGAAAAAGAGAATGAATCATTTGATTCTGATCCCAATATCCTTTCTCTTTCAAATCAAGAAGCTGAAGCTTTTTTAGTTCATCGAACAAAATTTGCATTTGCAATCGCATTAGGTGTTTTTATGTGTATCATTTCAGTCACAATGATGTTTTTAACGATGTCTCTCACACAATGGTTGTTCTCATCAACTGCTTTTGATTTACTTGGTGTTATTGTTTTATTAGTGATTATCGCCATTGCCGTTGCCCTGTTTATCATATTTGGCTTGAAAGACTCTAACTTTGGCTATGATAAAAAAGAACTTGAATTGGATCCTCAATACTATCTTGAAATAAAAAAAGAATACAATCTTTTTAAAACACGCTTTACTTATGCTATCGCCTTCGGTGTAGCTTTATGTATATTAGGACCAGTTGTCCTATTACTAAGCCTGGTGTTTTTACCTGAATCATATATTGGTGTCTCACTATTACTGAGTTTTATCGCTGTTGGTGTTTTCTTATTTGTCTTCTTTGGCATTCAAAAGGATAGCTATGAAAAACTACTCCGCATCGGTGAGCATTCGCCTATTCGAGTGAAAGCTAATCAAATCCAAGAAACTATTTCATCCATTGTCTTTCCGTTGGCGACCCTTTATTTTCTTTACCAAGGATTCTTCCATGGTAACTGGGATACTGCTTGGGTAGTTTTCCCTATTGTTGGCATAGGGTTTGTTATTTTTGCAGCGATAGTGGAGGCACTGGCAAATATAAGAGAGAAGAAATGA
- a CDS encoding TIGR01440 family protein: MLEKIRNEVDKAVRELIAVSKLEDGDIVVIGCSSSEVISEKIGTAGSKEVGELIFETAQKALRQHQLVLAAQCCEHLNRSLVIDRKIAKAERYTIVNAVPHLHAGGSFATAAYNGMEDPVLVEAIEAKAGLDIGQTFIGMHMIPVVVPVRLSLNKIGSAILSAARTRPKSVGGERAHYDEKLK, translated from the coding sequence ATGTTAGAGAAAATTAGAAATGAAGTTGATAAAGCCGTTCGAGAACTCATTGCTGTTTCAAAACTTGAAGATGGGGACATTGTTGTCATTGGTTGCTCTTCAAGTGAAGTCATTAGCGAAAAGATTGGTACGGCTGGTAGTAAGGAAGTTGGCGAATTGATTTTTGAAACAGCTCAAAAAGCGCTACGTCAACATCAGCTTGTTTTAGCTGCCCAATGCTGTGAGCACTTAAACCGTTCTTTAGTAATTGATCGGAAAATTGCTAAGGCAGAACGATATACCATCGTTAATGCTGTTCCTCACCTGCACGCAGGCGGCAGCTTTGCAACAGCTGCCTACAATGGAATGGAAGATCCCGTACTAGTAGAAGCTATTGAAGCAAAAGCTGGATTAGATATTGGTCAAACCTTTATAGGAATGCATATGATTCCAGTTGTTGTTCCTGTTCGCTTATCATTAAACAAAATTGGGAGTGCTATTTTATCTGCTGCACGGACACGTCCAAAGTCAGTTGGTGGCGAACGCGCTCATTATGATGAAAAACTCAAATAA
- a CDS encoding transporter substrate-binding domain-containing protein, which produces MKKTWLKGVMGLMSMAALAACGANEGASSDSSANTSKDKLAQIQDKGELVIATTADYPPYEWHLVKNGKDEIVGFDIDIANEIATELGVELIVKDMDFDGLIPALSTGKVDLVIAGMNPTAERAESVDFTDIYVTTEDVVLIRKEDGEKYTSPESLDDAKWATQKSTIQEDFLKEAYADNYLQSVGKWGTAILSLNTGKVDAILMVETVANQYAKENDNLMVANLDIASEANEAAIAVQKGNEAFLTTVNGILNDLQEAGKVDELILKNVQLMEENSSEE; this is translated from the coding sequence ATGAAAAAGACTTGGCTAAAAGGTGTAATGGGATTAATGAGTATGGCAGCATTAGCTGCATGCGGCGCAAATGAAGGAGCATCTAGTGATTCTTCAGCAAACACATCGAAAGATAAACTAGCACAAATTCAAGATAAAGGTGAGTTAGTGATTGCAACAACAGCTGATTACCCACCATACGAATGGCATTTAGTAAAAAATGGGAAAGACGAAATCGTTGGTTTCGATATTGATATTGCCAATGAGATTGCAACTGAATTAGGTGTTGAGCTTATTGTAAAAGATATGGACTTTGATGGGTTGATTCCAGCTCTTTCAACAGGAAAAGTTGACCTTGTTATTGCAGGAATGAACCCAACCGCTGAACGTGCTGAAAGTGTTGATTTCACAGATATTTATGTGACAACGGAAGATGTTGTCTTAATTAGAAAAGAGGACGGTGAAAAGTACACATCTCCTGAATCATTAGATGACGCAAAATGGGCTACACAAAAATCAACAATCCAAGAAGATTTCTTGAAAGAAGCTTATGCAGATAACTATTTACAATCAGTTGGTAAATGGGGAACAGCAATCCTTTCATTAAATACGGGTAAAGTAGATGCCATCTTGATGGTTGAAACTGTAGCAAACCAATATGCAAAAGAAAATGACAACTTGATGGTTGCTAACCTTGATATTGCTAGTGAGGCAAATGAAGCAGCAATCGCAGTTCAAAAGGGTAACGAAGCGTTCTTAACAACGGTTAATGGCATTTTGAATGACCTACAAGAAGCTGGTAAAGTAGATGAATTAATCTTGAAAAATGTTCAATTGATGGAAGAAAATTCATCTGAAGAATAA
- a CDS encoding amino acid ABC transporter ATP-binding protein, with the protein MIKTNNLKKSFGEKEVLKGINEEIKEGEVVVVIGPSGSGKSTFLRCLNLLEEPTSGEVLFDNQVINQKGVNIDEVRTKMGMVFQNFNLFPHLTVLQNITIGPLQINKVSKGEAHQIATDLLQSMGLADKAEAYPNSLSGGQKQRIAIARALAMQPKMMLFDEPTSALDPEMVGEVLQVMKNLATNGMTMVVVTHEMGFAREVGDRILFMDEGYIVEQGTPEQLFDQPQNERTQNFLSKVL; encoded by the coding sequence GTGATTAAAACAAATAACTTAAAAAAATCATTTGGTGAGAAGGAAGTTCTAAAAGGTATCAATGAAGAAATTAAAGAAGGCGAAGTAGTCGTTGTCATTGGTCCTTCTGGTTCTGGTAAAAGTACCTTTCTTCGCTGCTTGAATCTTCTGGAAGAACCAACATCAGGAGAGGTACTCTTTGATAACCAAGTGATTAATCAAAAGGGTGTTAATATTGATGAAGTGAGAACAAAGATGGGAATGGTTTTTCAAAACTTCAATCTGTTCCCTCATTTGACTGTATTGCAAAATATTACCATTGGTCCACTTCAAATTAATAAAGTATCAAAAGGAGAAGCACATCAAATTGCAACAGACTTACTTCAAAGTATGGGACTTGCGGATAAAGCGGAAGCTTATCCTAACTCATTATCAGGTGGTCAAAAACAACGGATAGCTATTGCACGTGCCTTAGCTATGCAACCGAAAATGATGTTGTTTGATGAACCAACGTCAGCGCTTGATCCTGAAATGGTTGGCGAAGTATTACAGGTTATGAAAAACTTAGCAACGAATGGCATGACCATGGTTGTTGTGACACATGAAATGGGATTTGCTAGAGAAGTGGGCGATCGCATCTTGTTTATGGATGAGGGTTATATTGTTGAACAAGGTACGCCAGAACAACTATTTGATCAACCTCAAAACGAACGTACACAAAATTTCTTATCTAAAGTATTATAA